A window of Cohnella herbarum contains these coding sequences:
- a CDS encoding glycosyl hydrolase 53 family protein, with protein sequence MFRRGSFKLVLTAALALAVSFPAFGSQVANATTPFRVGMSISPFADSQLAAGVKYTDGSMTADDIGELTTMYKNHGANEVFVRVSTDSAYPSVGTNHSLARALERADTAIAASLPLNVELGLWKHYGDFAGQPQPDFSEYPSITLPGAWETLTIGQMVDALEQYGALVAQKFEDKGVTVNVWDLGNEVDFGTAGVSVAPMPGAYESEQGPNWYKAPNAVNPTIGTESVNSLLAMTEPARIAWLETNLWPYEAQLLNAVREGILTVFPDAKFSTHISQSLSGNFAIAFYEAMEDNGFPVDELGFSFFPSAFASSNDSILVFQYAMKAVKAHFAKPIFLAEFAYPSGAMSGTYAAWGNQQKGYLLKPEGQSELLRDLSSWAAALGFSGIRPWAPDLVYGGYGWEPLALFSSNPSSSLTKTAHGTIDSIALGAASPAIDAVPALMDGFENNNFTQIGWTNSGADIQSTYKYEGNYAARFNWSDSITHPLLYGTYFYHDIKVEYARFSPNFTSSQHFIAEWFDGTNWHTLEDISGTFAWEKKTFTLPASAANNVNFQLRFRSSGIGIVNYAYLDSVKVRGTM encoded by the coding sequence ATGTTTCGGAGAGGTTCATTCAAGCTTGTTCTAACCGCGGCTCTTGCTTTGGCCGTTAGTTTTCCGGCTTTCGGTTCGCAGGTCGCGAACGCCACTACGCCTTTTCGCGTGGGCATGTCGATTAGTCCGTTCGCGGACTCGCAGTTGGCCGCGGGAGTGAAGTACACCGACGGCTCGATGACCGCCGACGATATCGGAGAGCTTACGACGATGTACAAGAACCACGGGGCGAACGAAGTATTCGTTCGGGTATCGACAGACTCCGCGTATCCGTCGGTCGGTACGAACCATAGTCTCGCCCGTGCGCTCGAACGCGCCGATACGGCGATCGCGGCCAGCTTGCCGCTGAACGTGGAACTCGGATTATGGAAGCACTACGGGGATTTCGCCGGACAGCCGCAGCCGGACTTCTCGGAGTATCCGTCCATTACGCTGCCTGGCGCGTGGGAGACGTTAACGATCGGGCAGATGGTTGACGCGCTGGAGCAATACGGGGCGCTCGTCGCGCAAAAGTTCGAAGACAAGGGAGTCACGGTGAACGTGTGGGATTTGGGCAACGAGGTCGATTTCGGAACGGCGGGCGTTTCCGTGGCGCCTATGCCCGGAGCGTACGAATCGGAGCAGGGACCGAATTGGTACAAAGCGCCGAACGCCGTTAATCCGACGATCGGCACGGAAAGCGTCAATTCGCTGCTGGCGATGACGGAGCCCGCCCGGATCGCTTGGCTGGAAACGAACCTGTGGCCTTACGAAGCACAATTGTTGAACGCCGTCAGAGAAGGGATTCTTACCGTATTTCCGGACGCCAAGTTTTCCACGCATATCTCTCAATCGCTGAGCGGCAACTTCGCGATCGCCTTCTACGAGGCGATGGAGGACAACGGCTTCCCGGTCGACGAGCTTGGCTTCTCTTTCTTCCCGAGTGCCTTCGCTTCGTCGAACGATAGCATTCTCGTCTTCCAATATGCGATGAAAGCGGTCAAGGCTCACTTCGCGAAGCCGATTTTCCTTGCGGAATTCGCGTATCCGTCCGGAGCGATGAGCGGTACGTACGCCGCTTGGGGCAATCAGCAGAAAGGGTATCTGCTGAAGCCCGAAGGCCAGAGCGAGCTTCTGAGGGACTTGTCCAGTTGGGCGGCGGCGCTCGGCTTCTCCGGTATCAGGCCGTGGGCGCCCGATCTTGTCTATGGCGGATACGGATGGGAGCCGCTCGCGCTGTTCAGCTCGAATCCGTCCTCCAGTCTGACGAAAACGGCGCACGGAACAATCGATTCGATCGCTCTAGGCGCCGCATCTCCGGCAATCGACGCCGTACCCGCTTTAATGGATGGATTCGAAAATAATAATTTTACGCAGATCGGTTGGACCAATAGCGGGGCGGACATTCAATCCACCTATAAGTACGAGGGCAACTATGCCGCAAGGTTTAATTGGAGCGACTCGATCACCCATCCGCTTCTGTACGGCACTTATTTCTATCATGACATCAAAGTCGAATACGCGCGGTTTTCCCCGAACTTCACCAGCTCCCAGCATTTCATAGCGGAGTGGTTCGACGGAACCAATTGGCACACGCTGGAGGATATCTCAGGCACGTTTGCCTGGGAGAAGAAGACGTTCACGCTTCCCGCGAGCGCGGCGAACAACGTTAATTTCCAGCTCCGGTTCAGGTCGAGCGGAATCGGGATCGTCAATTATGCGTACTTGGATTCGGTCAAGGTTAGAGGAACAATGTGA
- a CDS encoding glycoside hydrolase family 36 protein: MNNRIAIEENGISLLFDWTDGGDVRLLHLSRQAWDEQFIGEEKARRAFRMVEAQVTGEDQDDHHGSKHLGTMPAKAMKYVRHADIRNAQGRKLEIVTEGGGLRVSCHYQLYDGIPVVRSWTEIENVTEKDQGLEYVSSFALTGIAKEGSRSWDDKTRVYLPHNAWCGEYQWKSYGVAELGLNRVYDFSMKRISCQGTGTWSTSEFLPMGCVENEENGEYLLWQIEHNGSWQWELSDVAGYLYLRLSGPTENENGWWKKLAPGETFVSVPAAVCLAGGSIDEAFGAMTAYRRAIRRPHPDNERLPVVFNDYMNCLNADPDWDKEMPLIEAAARAGCEYYCVDAGWYGEGSWWDSVGEWMPSERRFPGGMKPLLEHIRSRGMIPGLWLELEVMGIHCAMADQVDDAWFFMRHGKRVIDHGRYQLDYRNPEVIRYADSVIDRVVREYGAGYIKMDYNINAGIGTERQADSFGDGLLGHNRAYVAWIERVLNRYPGLVIESCASGGMRADYALLSKLSLHSATDQMDYRKNAVIAAAAPTAATPEQIGIWAYPSPEGDAEETAMNLVNAMLMRICVSGRLDLLNETNFELVRQGIEVYKELRETIRFSEPFWPLGLPAFGRPWMSLGLQHGDKRLLAVWRMQGEESSCAIPIEVLPDGGEIQVRCVYPAEEQVGFRWDDGNGVLLVDLAKAGSARLFEIATGRAGR; this comes from the coding sequence ATGAACAACAGGATCGCGATCGAGGAGAACGGAATCTCTCTTCTATTCGACTGGACGGACGGCGGAGACGTCAGGCTCCTTCATCTGTCGCGCCAGGCATGGGACGAACAATTCATCGGAGAGGAAAAGGCGAGAAGAGCTTTCCGGATGGTCGAAGCGCAAGTTACGGGAGAAGATCAGGACGATCATCACGGTTCCAAGCATTTGGGGACGATGCCGGCCAAAGCCATGAAATACGTTAGGCATGCCGATATTCGGAACGCGCAAGGTCGCAAGCTCGAGATCGTCACCGAAGGCGGGGGGTTGAGGGTTTCTTGCCATTACCAGCTATACGACGGCATTCCGGTCGTTCGAAGTTGGACCGAGATCGAGAACGTCACGGAGAAAGATCAAGGACTCGAATACGTCTCCTCGTTCGCTCTGACCGGTATCGCCAAGGAAGGCTCGCGAAGCTGGGACGACAAGACGAGGGTTTATCTGCCGCATAATGCGTGGTGCGGAGAATATCAGTGGAAGAGTTACGGCGTTGCGGAGCTCGGTCTGAACCGCGTTTACGACTTCTCGATGAAAAGAATTTCCTGTCAAGGCACGGGGACGTGGTCGACCTCAGAGTTTCTGCCGATGGGCTGCGTCGAGAACGAGGAGAACGGCGAATATTTGCTGTGGCAAATCGAGCATAACGGTTCGTGGCAATGGGAGCTCAGCGATGTCGCCGGTTATTTGTATTTGCGTCTAAGCGGACCGACCGAGAACGAGAACGGCTGGTGGAAAAAGCTCGCTCCGGGGGAAACGTTCGTTTCCGTTCCGGCGGCGGTTTGTTTGGCCGGCGGGAGCATCGACGAGGCGTTCGGGGCCATGACGGCTTATCGCCGCGCCATTCGGCGCCCGCACCCCGACAACGAGCGGCTTCCCGTCGTTTTCAACGACTATATGAATTGCTTGAACGCCGATCCGGACTGGGACAAAGAGATGCCTTTGATCGAAGCGGCCGCGAGAGCGGGCTGCGAATATTACTGCGTCGATGCCGGCTGGTACGGCGAGGGATCTTGGTGGGACAGCGTCGGGGAGTGGATGCCTTCGGAGCGTCGTTTTCCGGGCGGGATGAAGCCGCTACTCGAGCATATTCGTTCGCGCGGAATGATTCCCGGACTATGGCTGGAGCTTGAGGTGATGGGAATCCATTGCGCCATGGCGGATCAGGTCGACGATGCTTGGTTTTTCATGCGTCACGGCAAGCGCGTGATCGACCACGGACGATACCAGCTCGATTATCGCAATCCGGAGGTTATCCGCTATGCGGATTCCGTCATCGACAGGGTCGTCCGGGAATACGGAGCGGGTTATATCAAGATGGATTATAACATCAACGCCGGAATCGGGACGGAGCGCCAGGCAGATAGCTTCGGAGACGGCCTGCTTGGCCATAACCGGGCATACGTCGCTTGGATCGAGCGCGTATTGAACCGATATCCGGGTCTTGTGATCGAGAGCTGCGCAAGCGGAGGGATGCGCGCGGATTATGCGCTATTGTCCAAGCTGAGCCTTCATTCCGCTACGGATCAAATGGATTACCGCAAGAACGCCGTCATCGCGGCCGCCGCTCCGACGGCGGCGACCCCGGAGCAGATCGGAATCTGGGCATACCCGTCTCCCGAAGGCGATGCGGAGGAAACGGCGATGAATCTGGTGAACGCGATGCTGATGAGGATTTGCGTTAGCGGAAGGCTGGATTTGTTGAACGAGACAAACTTCGAGTTGGTGCGCCAAGGGATCGAGGTTTATAAGGAACTGCGGGAGACGATCCGCTTCTCGGAGCCTTTCTGGCCGTTGGGGCTACCCGCGTTCGGACGGCCGTGGATGAGCCTTGGCTTGCAGCATGGAGACAAGCGGCTACTCGCGGTATGGCGGATGCAAGGGGAGGAATCAAGCTGCGCGATTCCGATCGAGGTTTTGCCGGACGGTGGCGAGATTCAGGTCAGATGCGTCTATCCGGCAGAGGAGCAGGTCGGTTTCCGATGGGATGACGGCAACGGCGTTCTGCTAGTCGATCTTGCCAAGGCTGGCAGCGCAAGGCTGTTCGAGATCGCAACGGGGAGGGCTGGCCGATGA
- a CDS encoding serine hydrolase domain-containing protein, producing MNADVESCKSNSVLYDSRFRRLLENKRVPAYSIAVLKGGKIVYRLAEGTTSSKNTRFNVGSVSKLVTGAALVQLVEEGKLCIDDPVALHIPEYPLKQVALLHLLNHTAGYDTSVVESFGFPSRQAEVRKYLSRIYEINELKYQLGERSEYFTLGYCILMDVIERVSGMPFESFVRKRLFLPAGMNDSSFDPASLADRPFVLPWDAGRGDYLREEAMTAVMGDRGLFTTADDLLKFGRLFLSDGDTGKGDRVLSGGDSGEREPILSDGDNSGSKAVAPLFSKAAIDFMRRSIPGITPTKTPVFWRKGEADGYGCFGDLNSEEAIGHTGFTGCMLLIDPARDTVAALLTNSLEWHADWRNYRLLCNLVMALPHPGEERREADEDRPR from the coding sequence ATGAATGCGGACGTTGAAAGCTGCAAGAGCAATTCCGTGCTCTACGATTCGAGATTCAGACGGTTGCTAGAAAACAAGCGAGTTCCCGCTTACTCTATCGCCGTGCTGAAGGGAGGGAAGATCGTATATCGTTTGGCGGAGGGGACAACCTCGTCAAAGAATACGAGGTTTAACGTCGGCTCGGTATCCAAGCTCGTCACCGGAGCGGCGCTGGTACAGCTCGTAGAAGAGGGCAAGCTTTGCATAGACGACCCGGTTGCGCTGCATATCCCGGAATACCCTTTGAAGCAGGTTGCATTGCTGCACTTGCTGAACCATACTGCCGGGTACGATACGTCGGTCGTGGAGAGCTTCGGTTTTCCTTCCCGGCAAGCCGAAGTGCGGAAGTACCTCTCCCGAATCTACGAGATTAACGAGCTTAAATATCAACTCGGCGAAAGATCGGAGTATTTCACGTTGGGCTACTGCATTCTGATGGATGTAATCGAGCGGGTATCCGGCATGCCGTTCGAATCCTTCGTTCGGAAGCGATTGTTCTTGCCCGCGGGAATGAACGACTCCTCCTTCGATCCGGCCAGTCTGGCGGATCGGCCGTTCGTGCTTCCTTGGGACGCAGGCAGGGGAGATTATCTTCGCGAGGAAGCGATGACTGCGGTTATGGGGGACCGCGGCCTGTTCACGACCGCCGACGATCTGCTGAAGTTCGGGCGTCTCTTCCTGAGTGACGGCGATACAGGCAAAGGGGACCGCGTACTGAGCGGCGGGGATAGTGGAGAAAGAGAGCCGATTCTGAGCGACGGGGATAACAGCGGTAGTAAAGCAGTCGCGCCGCTTTTCTCAAAGGCGGCAATCGACTTCATGCGTAGGAGCATTCCCGGTATAACCCCGACTAAGACTCCGGTGTTCTGGAGAAAAGGGGAAGCGGACGGTTACGGCTGTTTCGGAGACTTGAATTCTGAAGAAGCGATCGGGCACACCGGGTTCACGGGCTGCATGCTTCTCATCGACCCCGCTCGCGATACGGTAGCCGCCCTACTGACGAATAGCTTGGAATGGCATGCCGATTGGCGGAACTACAGGTTGCTGTGCAACCTTGTCATGGCTCTGCCTCATCCCGGCGAAGAAAGGAGAGAAGCCGATGAAGACCGACCGCGCTAA
- a CDS encoding glycosyl hydrolase 53 family protein: MKTDRAKWTTALLLVPSLLVSASCSDGQAEDTSVVEPFRIALSVSPFTDSQINKGIAFEDGLGNRATTTRELQRLFMAHGANEIYVRIATDRYATGSDTDHSLELGITRAKLAAELGLPLNPEIALFKMYGDVAGQPLPDFSEYPEIDMPRRWQELTVDEMLPILKQYGALVAKELTATGAKINSWNIGNEVDFGTAGVAVRPAEGNMALYAPPDAIDPSIGKQDVVALLRMDAAQRNAWLERYLWPHQARLMAAVGEGIRSVVPDAKLSTHIAQGAIPEFAVAFYRAMREGGFEVGVAGFSLYPTSMDVPSSRIDAFLTTVKEMKKQLNLPSFLAEYAYPAKAIADGPYGEWSNNKDGQFELNEAGQAAALRYLTSEGIGSGLVGIRPWAPDFIDPSWRELSLFEARASAEEGISAVARPAIDSIFLGLADAGTEARSNK; this comes from the coding sequence ATGAAGACCGACCGCGCTAAATGGACCACCGCGTTGCTGCTTGTCCCTTCGCTGCTCGTGTCCGCAAGCTGCTCGGACGGCCAAGCCGAAGATACCTCCGTCGTCGAACCGTTTCGGATCGCTCTGTCCGTGAGTCCGTTCACCGACAGTCAGATCAATAAGGGCATTGCGTTCGAGGACGGACTAGGCAACAGGGCGACGACGACCCGGGAGTTGCAGCGGCTCTTCATGGCGCACGGAGCTAACGAGATCTACGTTCGAATTGCCACGGACCGCTATGCTACGGGAAGCGATACAGACCATAGCTTGGAGCTAGGCATTACCCGAGCGAAGCTCGCCGCGGAGCTGGGATTGCCCTTAAATCCGGAGATCGCTCTCTTCAAGATGTACGGGGACGTAGCGGGCCAACCGCTTCCCGATTTTAGCGAGTATCCGGAGATCGACATGCCTCGCAGGTGGCAAGAGTTAACCGTCGACGAAATGTTGCCCATCCTCAAGCAGTATGGAGCGCTCGTGGCGAAGGAGTTGACGGCTACGGGAGCGAAGATCAATAGTTGGAACATCGGCAACGAAGTCGATTTCGGTACGGCCGGCGTTGCCGTGCGTCCGGCGGAAGGAAACATGGCGCTTTACGCCCCGCCGGACGCCATTGATCCGTCCATCGGCAAGCAAGACGTCGTCGCGTTGCTCCGAATGGATGCGGCGCAGAGGAATGCTTGGTTAGAGCGTTACTTATGGCCTCATCAGGCTAGGCTCATGGCTGCCGTAGGGGAAGGCATCCGTTCGGTCGTACCGGATGCCAAGCTATCGACGCATATCGCGCAGGGGGCTATTCCCGAATTCGCCGTCGCGTTCTATCGGGCAATGCGCGAAGGCGGTTTTGAGGTCGGCGTTGCCGGCTTCTCGTTGTACCCGACCTCGATGGACGTGCCATCAAGTCGTATAGATGCTTTTCTGACAACGGTTAAGGAAATGAAGAAGCAATTGAACCTTCCCTCCTTCCTGGCCGAGTATGCCTATCCCGCGAAAGCGATCGCGGACGGTCCTTATGGCGAATGGAGTAACAACAAAGACGGGCAATTCGAGCTGAACGAGGCCGGGCAAGCGGCTGCGTTGCGGTATCTTACGTCCGAAGGGATCGGAAGCGGTCTCGTCGGGATCCGGCCATGGGCGCCGGATTTCATCGATCCGTCCTGGCGGGAGCTGAGCTTGTTCGAGGCCCGAGCATCCGCCGAAGAAGGGATATCGGCCGTCGCGAGACCGGCGATCGACTCGATTTTCCTAGGGCTGGCCGACGCCGGGACGGAAGCGCGATCAAACAAGTAA
- a CDS encoding extracellular solute-binding protein, with translation MKSINEASRQTKYRLLTAALACTVLLAGCSGNNGNNASTGEASPATASQSASVESPSAAASESTAPEDGPMTKYEQPIEVTIGQSNYEASSFIEGESVDSNIHHKFNEEYLNIKYKNKWVVDATKAGEKVNLVIASDDLPDVMKVGLNQLQMLIKNGQVEDLTEAWAKYPTEKVRSMAEYQDKIAFLPATKEGKIYGIPLARDFGESIGIMYVRQDWLDKLKLQAPTNLQELEAVAKAFVNDDPDGNGKKDTYGIGFDKEMGFVSGQPMLTSIAAGFKAYPKLWVKDDSGNFAYGSIQPQMKETLAFLQNMYKLGALDPEFAVKDFAKVTEMYTNGKIGILFGVFSAPIYPLMTNKEADPKAEWTVLPIPSGADGQVAPAAKSFVNEWIVVRKGFEHPEAAIKSMNLWAEMFVGPNEYNDRWAEANSGAYSGKNINLYALPYNFDSPYQNLKNGENLRAAKESGDESKLDVREQWILSEKNKGGSYGWAIEKTFYEAEKVLLEYKNIRYSDYQGAPTPSMISKSPTLDKLELETFIKIIMGASLDEFDRFVEKWRALGGDQITQEVNEAAK, from the coding sequence ATGAAATCGATTAACGAAGCATCACGCCAAACGAAGTACCGATTACTAACTGCAGCGCTGGCTTGCACGGTCTTGCTCGCGGGTTGCTCAGGCAATAACGGTAATAACGCAAGCACGGGAGAAGCTTCGCCGGCAACGGCGAGCCAATCGGCATCCGTCGAGAGCCCGAGTGCCGCGGCATCCGAGAGCACGGCGCCCGAAGACGGACCGATGACGAAATACGAGCAACCGATCGAGGTGACGATCGGACAGAGCAACTACGAGGCTTCTTCCTTCATCGAAGGCGAAAGCGTCGATTCGAACATTCACCATAAGTTCAATGAGGAATATCTGAACATCAAGTATAAGAACAAATGGGTCGTCGACGCCACGAAAGCCGGCGAGAAGGTGAACCTCGTCATCGCGAGCGACGACTTGCCGGACGTGATGAAGGTCGGCTTGAATCAATTGCAAATGTTGATCAAGAACGGCCAGGTTGAGGACCTGACGGAAGCTTGGGCGAAGTACCCGACCGAGAAAGTAAGAAGCATGGCGGAATATCAAGACAAGATCGCGTTCCTTCCCGCCACTAAAGAGGGCAAGATCTACGGCATTCCGCTCGCCAGGGATTTCGGGGAATCGATCGGGATCATGTACGTGCGCCAGGATTGGCTCGATAAGCTGAAGCTCCAGGCGCCGACGAATCTGCAGGAACTGGAAGCGGTCGCCAAGGCGTTCGTGAACGACGATCCGGACGGCAACGGCAAGAAAGATACGTACGGCATCGGCTTCGATAAGGAGATGGGGTTCGTATCGGGTCAACCGATGCTAACGTCGATAGCCGCGGGCTTCAAAGCCTATCCGAAGCTTTGGGTAAAGGACGATTCGGGCAATTTCGCTTACGGCAGCATTCAGCCGCAGATGAAAGAAACGCTCGCGTTCTTGCAGAACATGTATAAGCTAGGCGCCTTAGATCCCGAGTTCGCGGTCAAGGATTTCGCTAAAGTCACGGAAATGTACACGAACGGCAAAATCGGTATCCTGTTCGGCGTCTTCTCGGCTCCGATCTATCCGTTAATGACGAACAAGGAAGCCGATCCGAAAGCGGAATGGACGGTGCTCCCGATTCCGTCCGGCGCCGACGGCCAAGTGGCTCCAGCGGCCAAATCGTTCGTGAACGAATGGATCGTCGTCCGCAAGGGTTTCGAGCATCCCGAAGCGGCGATCAAGTCGATGAACCTGTGGGCCGAGATGTTCGTAGGTCCGAACGAATATAACGACAGATGGGCGGAAGCCAATTCCGGCGCGTATTCCGGCAAGAATATCAACCTATATGCTTTGCCGTACAACTTCGACTCTCCTTATCAGAACCTGAAGAACGGCGAGAATCTGCGCGCGGCGAAGGAAAGCGGAGACGAGAGCAAGCTTGACGTGCGGGAGCAATGGATACTTAGCGAGAAGAACAAAGGCGGTTCTTACGGTTGGGCGATCGAGAAAACTTTCTACGAAGCGGAGAAGGTATTGCTCGAATATAAGAACATCCGTTATTCCGATTATCAAGGAGCTCCGACTCCGTCGATGATCTCCAAGAGCCCGACGCTCGACAAGCTGGAACTGGAAACGTTCATCAAGATCATCATGGGCGCTTCCTTGGACGAATTCGACCGATTCGTCGAGAAGTGGCGCGCCCTGGGCGGCGACCAAATTACGCAGGAAGTGAACGAAGCGGCGAAATAA
- a CDS encoding ABC transporter permease, translating to MIKPKLKPLKWKQSWQLHAMLLPGMIFVVLFAYLPMVGITIAFQDFNPTKGFFGSKWLGLDNFKYMLELPDTYRIVKNTVIIAALKIFFGFLAPIVFALLLNEVKNKLWKRGIQTFVYFPHFVSWVIMGGILVNILSRNGGAVNQLLVAIGIEPVFFLGDPGWFRVTLVVTDVLKEFGFGAIIYLAALSGINPALYEAAVIDGASRFKQTLHVTLPGIMHVAVLLGILSIGNILNAGFDQIFNLYNYLVLDSSEIIDTWVYSMGLLQAQYGLATAVGLLKSVVAFALIAGSYKLAVKFANYRIF from the coding sequence ATGATAAAACCCAAACTAAAACCGTTGAAATGGAAGCAATCCTGGCAACTCCACGCCATGCTGTTGCCGGGCATGATTTTCGTCGTCCTGTTCGCGTACTTGCCGATGGTCGGCATTACGATCGCGTTCCAGGATTTCAACCCGACAAAAGGATTTTTCGGATCTAAGTGGCTCGGTCTGGACAATTTCAAATATATGTTGGAGCTGCCCGACACCTACCGCATCGTGAAGAATACCGTCATCATCGCGGCGCTCAAAATTTTCTTCGGTTTCTTGGCGCCGATCGTGTTCGCGCTCTTGCTTAACGAAGTCAAAAACAAGCTGTGGAAGAGGGGAATCCAGACGTTCGTCTATTTCCCTCATTTCGTATCCTGGGTCATCATGGGAGGCATCCTGGTCAACATTCTTTCGCGTAACGGCGGCGCCGTGAATCAATTGCTAGTTGCGATCGGCATCGAGCCGGTATTCTTCCTCGGCGATCCCGGCTGGTTCAGGGTGACGTTGGTCGTCACCGACGTCCTAAAGGAATTCGGCTTCGGTGCGATCATCTATTTGGCCGCTTTAAGCGGGATTAATCCTGCCTTGTACGAGGCGGCCGTCATCGACGGCGCGAGTCGGTTTAAGCAAACGTTGCACGTCACGCTTCCGGGGATCATGCACGTCGCCGTGCTGCTCGGCATTCTGAGTATCGGAAATATTCTCAACGCCGGATTCGACCAGATTTTTAACCTTTACAATTACTTGGTGTTGGACAGCTCGGAAATCATCGACACGTGGGTGTACTCGATGGGGCTGTTGCAGGCGCAGTACGGCTTGGCCACCGCGGTAGGACTGCTCAAGTCGGTAGTCGCGTTCGCGCTGATCGCGGGTTCGTATAAGTTAGCGGTGAAGTTCGCCAATTACCGCATTTTCTAA
- a CDS encoding carbohydrate ABC transporter permease, with translation MRSTRSAGATAFRLFNYGTLTLVALLCILPLVHIFAVSLSSAEAVNGNQVGLWPVDFSLGAYRASFDAPFLSALSVTMQRIVLGTAINMLVTFLMAYPLSKESDRFPYRNVYVWILVFTMLFSGGLIPTYILAKQLHLLNTMWVLVLPSAVNVFYIILLLNFFRQLPKEIEESALMDGASYFKSMYKIYLPLSKPVIATLLLFCIVTHWNAWFDGIMFINDTDKYPLQTYLQLLLQKSKSVLSLEDAKMAAEDAAKTSIYGAKMFLSLLPIIALYPFLQKYFTEGIVIGAVKG, from the coding sequence ATGAGATCAACTCGCTCCGCCGGCGCTACTGCCTTTCGTTTGTTCAATTACGGAACGCTGACGTTAGTCGCCCTGTTATGCATCTTGCCGCTCGTTCATATTTTCGCCGTTTCGTTGAGTTCGGCCGAGGCGGTTAACGGGAACCAGGTCGGACTCTGGCCGGTCGACTTCTCTCTGGGCGCCTACAGGGCGTCGTTCGATGCTCCGTTCCTGAGCGCGTTAAGCGTCACGATGCAGAGAATCGTACTCGGCACGGCGATCAACATGCTAGTGACTTTCCTGATGGCCTATCCGCTCTCCAAGGAAAGCGACCGGTTCCCTTACCGCAACGTTTATGTTTGGATTCTGGTTTTCACCATGTTGTTCAGCGGAGGACTCATCCCTACCTATATTCTCGCGAAGCAGCTTCATCTGCTCAATACGATGTGGGTACTCGTTCTGCCTTCGGCGGTTAACGTGTTCTATATTATTCTGCTGCTTAACTTTTTCCGTCAGTTGCCTAAGGAGATCGAGGAATCGGCCTTGATGGACGGAGCGTCCTATTTCAAATCGATGTACAAGATTTACTTGCCGCTCTCCAAGCCGGTCATCGCGACGTTGCTGCTGTTCTGCATCGTGACGCATTGGAACGCGTGGTTCGACGGGATCATGTTCATTAACGACACGGACAAATATCCGCTCCAGACGTATTTGCAATTGCTGCTGCAGAAGTCTAAGAGCGTGTTATCGCTCGAGGATGCCAAGATGGCGGCCGAGGATGCGGCCAAGACGTCGATCTACGGGGCGAAAATGTTCCTCTCCCTGCTGCCGATCATCGCGCTGTACCCGTTTCTTCAGAAATATTTTACGGAGGGGATCGTCATCGGGGCGGTAAAAGGTTAA